In Peromyscus leucopus breed LL Stock chromosome 11, UCI_PerLeu_2.1, whole genome shotgun sequence, a genomic segment contains:
- the Mrps36 gene encoding 28S ribosomal protein S36, mitochondrial isoform X1, translating into MGSKMASATRVVQVVKPHSPLIRFPDRRDNPKLSASEALRSAGLPSHSSIISQTSKGNTSPDSLMHPGPPDTAEIIKTLPQKYRRKPISQEEMEFIQRGGPE; encoded by the exons ATGGGCAGCAAGATGGCTTCCGCCACCAGGGTCGTGCAG GTAGTGAAACCACATTCTCCATTAATAAGGTTTCCTGACAGAAGAGACAATCCTAAACTCAGTG CCTCAGAAGCTTTGAGATCTGCTGGGCTACCCTCGCACTCATCTATAATTTCACAGACTTCTAAAGGAAATACATCCCCAGATTCGCTGATGCATCCAGGGCCACCAGACACTGCAGAGATAATAAAAACATTACCTCAGAAATACAGAAGGAAACCTATATCTcaagaagaaatggaatttaTCCAG CGTGGAGGCCCAGAGTGA
- the Mrps36 gene encoding 28S ribosomal protein S36, mitochondrial isoform X2, whose amino-acid sequence MGSKMASATRVVQVVKPHSPLIRFPDRRDNPKLSASEALRSAGLPSHSSIISQTSKGNTSPDSLMHPGPPDTAEIIKTLPQKYRRKPISQEEMEFIQRGGPE is encoded by the exons ATGGGCAGCAAGATGGCTTCCGCCACCAGGGTCGTGCAGGTA GTGAAACCACATTCTCCATTAATAAGGTTTCCTGACAGAAGAGACAATCCTAAACTCAGTG CCTCAGAAGCTTTGAGATCTGCTGGGCTACCCTCGCACTCATCTATAATTTCACAGACTTCTAAAGGAAATACATCCCCAGATTCGCTGATGCATCCAGGGCCACCAGACACTGCAGAGATAATAAAAACATTACCTCAGAAATACAGAAGGAAACCTATATCTcaagaagaaatggaatttaTCCAG CGTGGAGGCCCAGAGTGA